A window of the Brassica oleracea var. oleracea cultivar TO1000 chromosome C1, BOL, whole genome shotgun sequence genome harbors these coding sequences:
- the LOC106336869 gene encoding uncharacterized protein LOC106336869 has protein sequence MPQNSASVDLIPAANNSPTISATVELIPNPANADDNMVINLDDSSSEDSMDKGVTTNQHTELYVGMWRVYATKLKDSDVYEIRKLDPIHTCSVDDSSGYQSQVTHHVVREMMKARFNGSGSGPKPGEIHQVMQGDHDVRISYWKAWRSRKIAFEYAKGNSRGSYNLLPDYLRKLAEANPETLAEIETEYNEKIGNMFKYMFLATGASIMGFQYMRKAVVVDGTHLRGKYAGCLLTASAQDGNYQMFPLAIAIVDEENDKSWEWFFKKLQAFVPNTNDIVFVSDRHSSIYYGLAKVYPEAKHCACILHLKRNIRTYYKDKNLGFLVAKPGMTYRLADFYKVFNEIKHINTSCADYLIGIGFQHWERSHFTGRRYNIMTSNVAESWNAVLREAREYPILALVEFIRSKLMSWFSARGSTISTNVDNFTPKVMEILAVNFESLAGFELKKIKHLEYEVRNKEGCSFRVDISKRFCSCFEFQLLEIPCQHAIAAAIVAKVKVDSLVAEEYTKNAMVAAYAGSVAPVIDTDNIIELTAQLSELHMLPPSSRRPPGRPRKKHFLSRGEVRMKTPRRRTVCSRCKGCGHNRATCKTPIS, from the exons ATGCCTCAGAACTCCGCAAGTGTCGACCTTATTCCCGCAGCCAATAATTCACCTACCATCTCAGCAACTGTGGAGCTTATTCCTAATCCGGCTAATGCAGATGATAATATGGTGATCAACCTTGATGATTCTTCCTCGGAGGACTCCATGGACAAAG GAGTTACAACAAACCAACACACCGAACTCTATGTTGGAATG TGGAGGGTATATGCCACAAAGTTAAAAGACTCAGACGTCTACGAGATAAGAAAACTCGATCCCATACACACTTGCTCCGTCGACGATAGTTCCGGTTATCAGTCTCAAGTTACACATCATGTTGTTAGAGAGATGATGAAAGCTCGTTTCAATGGTAGTGGCAGTGGTCCAAAGCCTGGAGAGATACATCAAGTCATGCAAGGAGACCACGATGTCCGTATATCCTACTGGAAGGCTTGGCGCTCAAGGAAAATTGCTTTCGAATATGCCAAAGGAAACTCACGAGGCTCTTACAATCTACTTCCTGATTACCTCCGTAAACTAGCAGAAGCAAACCCTGAAACCTTAGCCGAGATTGAAACTGAATACAACGAGAAAATAGGAAACATGTTTAAATACATGTTTCTAGCTACGGGTGCCTCTATTATGGGATTTCAGTACATGAGAAAAGCTGTAGTTGTCGATGGAACCCATTTGAGAGGAAAATATGCAGGGTGTCTTCTAACTGCGTCTGCCCAAGATGGCAATTACCAAATGTTTCCACTAGCCATTGCTATCGTCGACGAAGAAAATGATAAGTCGTGGGAGTGGTTCTTCAAAAAGTTACAGGCATTCGTTCCAAATACAAACGATATCGTGTTTGTATCTGATAGACATTCATCCATCTATTATGGTTTGGCCAAG GTTTATCCAGAAGCTAAACACTGTGCATGCATCCTTCATTTAAAGAGAAATATCAGGACTTATTACAAAGATAAGAATCTAGGATTCTTGGTTGCAAAACCTGGAATGACATATAGGTTGGCTGACTTCTACAAGGTTTTCAATGAGATAAAACATATCAATACCTCTTGTGCAGATTATCTAATCGGAATAGGGTTTCAGCATTGGGAACGTTCCCATTTCACCGGACGTCGTTACAATATTATGACGAGTAACGTTGCGGAATCGTGGAATGCAGTGCTTCGTGAAGCCCGAGAATACCCTATATTGGCCCTTGTAGAATTTATTAGGTCAAAGCTGATGTCTTGGTTTTCTGCTAGGGGCTCAACAATCTCAACAAATGTAGACAATTTCACACCGAAAGTAATGGAAATTCTCGCTGTTAATTTCGAGTCTTTGGCAGGTTTTGAATTGAAGAAAATAAAACATTTAGAGTATGAAGTACGGAATAAGGAAGGGTGTTCTTTCCGTGTCGACATTTCCAAACGATTTTGTAGTTGTTTTGAGTTTCAACTCCTCGAAATTCCTTGTCAACATGCAATAGCAGCGGCCATCGTAGCCAAGGTAAAAGTCGATTCATTGGTAGCTGAAGAGTACACAAAGAATGCAATGGTTGCTGCCTACGCAGGTAGTGTCGCTCCAGTGATTGATACCGATAATATCATTGAACTCACTGCTCAATTGTCTGAGTTACATATGCTTCCTCCGTCTAGCAGGCGTCCCCCTGGCCGTCCACGCAAGAAACATTTCCTATCTCGTGGCGAAGTTCGT ATGAAGACACCAAGAAGACGTACTGTATGTAGTCGTTGCAAAGGTTGTGGTCACAATCGTGCGACATGCAAAACCCCTATCAGTTAA